Part of the Quercus lobata isolate SW786 chromosome 6, ValleyOak3.0 Primary Assembly, whole genome shotgun sequence genome, TTTTAGTTCTGACGTTGTTCCTTTACCAGTAAAGGTAAATacccttaactttttttttttgataagtaaaggaaattttattcaaGGGTAAATACCCTTACTTGATTACACTTAAATGTTTGACATTACTTCTCATATTGCATTCAAAACCCACACATGCAAGATAATGTTTTTGAGGATGAACCAAGCATATGAGAATAAATTATGGAAACTCACTGTTCAAAGGGGTGCACTGAAATCACCCCTTTAAAGTCACATATCCAACACAATTATTTGGGTGTGTGACAACCTTGCAAGTGTCCCTGTCACTTTCTAGAGTAGGTCACGATTATCCCTAGATGCCATTACTTTTAGCCATAGAGATATTAGTTTCAATATGAGAGAAAAATCATTGCAGGAACTTCATGAAGCAGTATCAGATGGCATGAAGGTAATTGTTGTGAAGAAGAGGCAACTTCAACTCTATGCTGGCCAACCATTTGCTGATGTCGAGACGGCTTTGCACTCTTTGGTTGAAGGAGATCAAAGTGCCTCTACAGCAAATTCAAGATAGAATACTGACATTGTTTATCATCTTCTTCCATCCAACTGGTGGGTCCAGGTCTCTTCGATCTCATTTTTTACAAGAACCTTGGTTGGTGAAGAAAACAACCTTTTCCCGCAATGCATTATTTCCTGGTGGTTGTGGGATATGTAAAGAGCTTGTTGCTGATGAATGGCAATTATGCATCAAAATTAAGCGGGACAAAGCAGCATGCTGTGGTTGGTCCAGCGGAtacaattttttcatataacTTGTAACATTTTCACATCTTATGatcttagagcatccacatcagtggaTGCAAACTTCTCGTCTATTTTACGCGAAAAAggctactttttctattttacacacccACTTTTACAAACCAcacacatcagtttatctattttacacatttattcaataaaatattcatttttttacaattttttattattctctccCTCACCGCCCCTCTCTTTCACAGACCCATCACTACCAACGATCCCTCCACacccagccaccatcatcaCCACCCAACCAGCACCATCAAGAAAAACCAACTCACTCAATCCGAAACCCAGTCAATCCCAAACCCATTCATCACCCACCAAACCTGAAACCCAGTCAAGTCATCATCACCCACCCAACCCGAAACCCACTGATGATTTGATCGGCGTGGTTTGATGATCGGAGAGGCCTTCGTTTGATGATTTGATCAGCGTGGTTGGTGATCGGTGTGGTTTGATGATCGGCATGGTTCGATGATCGACGATCGCGTGGCTTGATGATTTATCGACGGCAAGTAAAAGATGATCGGCCGCAATGGAGAATGATTTGATCAGATGAAGAAAGGGAGTGTGGTGAGAATCGTGAGATGCGTATGCCCAGAGACAAtgagagagaataaattattaaaataataaatagaagaGCACAGTAATCATGTAGCAAGTGAATAattatacacatttttacacatttataaaaGAACTGATGTGGAGCATTTTTGAgataaaatgtgtaaaaatgggGTCTTTTTCTATCATACAGATTAACAtccactgatgtggatgctcttagaacATTTACTCTCTAGGTGGCTGAAGGAAGAGGAACTGTAAACTCTGCTTTAGGTTCAGTTTTGGAAATACAATAGTGATTTTCATCAAGAAAAATCTTTAGTTAAAATAGAAGTTAGGCTGACCAAACTTTTTCAGCATTTCTCCATAAGTTGAATTAtcaggtaaaatccaaattttattttcatacaTTACCCtgcattttctccaaaaaaaaaattacatgaaataaaattacatcaaacaaataaaaaaaatctcaacattTTTCCGGGCGTAGATTTCATGTAAAAACCAGCATTTACATGAAACAAATACAGGGCCTCTTGCCGTGACAAGTTCATTATGCCTAGACAAGTTCTACTGCTACCACCCTCACACTACTACCCTAAGTTCTATAAAGAAGGGATAATCTTGAACATGGACTGAGCATGAATGGGTGATAAATTAGACTGGCAAAAGCTTTGCCATGCCTCCTGCTTCTGCTCTTCACTCTGTGTAAAGGCCTCATATATTGAAATCACAACACTTCTTGCAGCTTCTCTTGCCTCAGGCAGTCTATCTTTCAATAAATCTGCAGACATTTGAACCAATTCTACTAACCCAAACTCTTTCATTCCTTCTAGCCCCTGTTCATTAGACCACACACAATTAGCATCTCATTTCATATTTACATCTTGAAGGCAGCACAAGTTTCCAGACAAGAAAGAATTGTAAATTGCTAAACTTACCATCTTAGAAACACAATTTGAGATGGAAATGGCAGCCTTGGCTCTGATTCTAAAGTTGGCATGGCTAACATACACCCGGAGCTTATTAAGCAGAGGCAAGGGAGTCATTGACCCCACCATTGCGCTTAGTGCCTTGTCTGCTTCTTCACATACAAATCGCTTGTCTTGGGACGCTTTCAGTAGTAGCTGCAGCAGCTGTGAACCCAACACACAAATTCAAACCATTAATCATGACACATCATAATAAAAGTTTagattgctttcttcttttagcCTTTTTAACTTATTAACAAGGACTACAAAATAAGCAAATTGGTTTCAACAAAAAGCTAATCCAAACACACCAATGTGAGTCCCATCACACGGGATCtaacaaaataaactaaaatataaaattgagtCCATACCAATTGATCAAATGCATCAGATGGGAAGGAGTCGAGGAACTTGTCACCGTAGGCATGGAAAATATCAGATGAAGCCATAATAGAGGTCTTGCACAAAGCACTTCTTGGATTTTTCATGGCCTTCACCAACGCCAACACTACTTTTTCCCTGTGTTAGAAAATCCCATCACTCCCacagaagaaaaaatatatactaataatgcattttctttttcactgaTAGTATATAGCAACATTTAAGAAACAAGACAGAGGAGTCTCTTACAAGAGCGGAAGCAATAGAGTAGAATGATACAACGCAAATCGCCTAACATCATTCAGTGACTCACAAACTTTTATCCAATCCTTTGACTCTAACCCTTCAATCAAGCTCTGCATTTCCAACCAATCAAAAGTAAGAAACCAAGATTAGACCAAAATAACAAATGGGTTTCCTCAAAAACACAATCTTGGTAAATAATTCTACATATAACATGATCAAATAACCCTCTTGAAATAAAGACGTACTTGGATCTTGGACTCAGGATTTGGTACGGCCTCGAGATTTTCAGACAAAATATATTCAACAGTGGCATCAGCAGCAGTGGGTGCCTTGTTCTCGTCATTGACAATAGAATCAGATTGTTTTTGGATTGGAACCACAACTTTTGCTTGCTTTTTGGGCCTTTCTGGTGTTGTTGGAAGAGCATTATCAATGGGTCTCAACGccattgtgagagagagagagagagagatgaagaaattTGATTTGAAGGGCTGGGCGGAGTGGGGTTCTGATTCTTAACAGGGAAAGTATGTTAATTCTGCCTTTCAAGTTACCAAACTGGTTGTAGTATAAAGGATCTTACTTTTCtcgttttaaattttaaattttgaaaaagttgaaaagaGACGTTGGGCTCTTTCGGTAACGGCAACATTTTCAAAAGGAGGGAATAGTATGCAGTTGAAAACAAATTCTGCGGTTGctacatttgaattttttttagggacgCGTGGCATGATGATATTGAATACGGTGGGGGTGCAGGAACAATCAACGgcctttttattataaaaggaTCAAGGGCCCTGATCTTGATCCATGTTCTTTTTGGTCGGTCTCGATCTTTATCTTATTCTCAATCTCATCCAATATCtccctctctatttttttgggcaGAGGACTAAGGTATACGGTAGGTTTTGATGTTCCAgcgtatttttatttttgaaaaattatattttatcatcCTAAATTCTAATGTTATACTAATTTGCACATTGTTATCAATTTTGCCATTATCTTAGATGGAAAATTAAAGTTTAAGATATAAAGTGtaattggtttaaaaaaaaaagaaaaaaaagatataaagtgTAATTAAGTGCCcgtttggattcaaattattGTGGCGTCTGCGTTTTTGTTATGcggttttctctttttttttttttttttggttcagcccgcatttgttgacttttgCACAGTAAACAGTGCACTTgtgtactgtttacggacccacaaatttcattatttagcaactttttcattaaaaatgggtcccacaacactattcacacatttaaaaattattttgctacagtattttcagtttcagttttcagtttcagcaaaaataagctcaatccaaacggaccctaagagTATAGAAACAGGTTAAATTactaacaaaaattaatatggccagaataaaaaagaaattaaatatgaCTAAAAGTCTTATAGCTCAACTATTACCTCTTGATGTTTCCAAGAGAGATATTTTTGGTTCAAATCCCCACTCCTAGTTAttgatgtataaaaaaaaaaaattaagatcaaaatgaaaaaaagaaaagaaaagaaaaaaagctttaagttctaaaaatataatgtgGATTTGGGAGTAATATCTATAAGCATCATCCAATGTAtaagttatttaaattttaaccaaaataaattatacagaAAGATTTAAAACACAATATTTTGGGTTCTAAATTGTAAAAGCCTAAAACATTGTATGAAGTTTGCTTTCTTTTATTAGTTTGGCTTGCCTTTAGTGGTGCTCTTGAACAACATGAGTCCCAAATCATATActtatactatataataaaactgGTGTTTTAGAAGCTGTGGTTGTATCAAAAAACTTGTtatctactttttattttattttttttgaattgctCTTATCAACCTTAAGATAATTTActaatagttttttaaaattttgtctttgatgcatgactcattatttttttggggtaaaaatAGCTATACGTATTAAGTACTAACCATTTTTAATTGACTTGATTGAAATTGTTTCCaagttttttttgtgtgtgtgtgttgaatATGAAAAAAGTTGTACTCAATGCACAAAgctcactttttttattttatagaaacaAATACGCACACAAGAGAGGGAAATATATTTTAACACAAAGCTACATTACAAAACTCTATTTAAAAGTTATGGTAACTTTAAAcgaaattaaaaatcaaatattaaccAGGATTTAAGCCCAACAAAAGAAATGTGAACTACTTTGAACTCCAAAACTTTTCTTCGAGATTGCTGGTTACCTTTTCTTCGAAAGCATGACTGCCTTAGCATGACCATCTTATCACCCAAGTCACTAAGAAAAATAACATGACTGCCTTTGACTCGAGTTAAGGCCTCCTAGCCCAAAGCTAAAACTTGAATCACGCAATGGATGCTTTATCCAGGATGTTATGGGAAAAGAGGACTTGGATATCCACAACAGCCACTCaaagtagggatggcaatttttccccgccccgcttgACCCGCCCCTCCCTGCTTCACCCCGTgcgggttttccccgccccgcaaaggtggtggggcggggatggggcgagATTTTAGACCCACACCACAGGGCGGGGCAGGGatgggtttacactttttagacCCGCCCCGCCCCCCATTGCCCCGCCCCGCATTAATAacgttaaattgtaattttattgtaccctaaaaccctactatttaaacaaaaatatcatcagtttattttattctacctaacgtggttctacctcttttttctctctagcaaagttagaaataaggtaccaattttaacttcttcttttttgtctttattggaaacaaatttatatactattgaattgatgatttcattcatgattcatacggtctttctcaacttacttttcatcatgaacataatatttttttttttaatgagttacgGGTCTGTGGCTCTAAATATGTGTTTGtgtcattgtttttgtaattttgtgtggGCATTTGGCTGCTTAACAACATTATTTCTTTAagcttgttaaaattttattttatcatgttatgagatttttgttgtgatattgtcttgttaaacatttagataatattatttagtttttgctaaaaattagtttgatttgataggataaatttatttataatttcaagtatatttttattattgaaacatgtcattttaatttgaaaaaaaggtaatagttgtagggaaaattaacaagaaataaagtttt contains:
- the LOC115995478 gene encoding TOG array regulator of axonemal microtubules protein 1 → MALRPIDNALPTTPERPKKQAKVVVPIQKQSDSIVNDENKAPTAADATVEYILSENLEAVPNPESKIQSLIEGLESKDWIKVCESLNDVRRFALYHSTLLLPLLEKVVLALVKAMKNPRSALCKTSIMASSDIFHAYGDKFLDSFPSDAFDQLLLQLLLKASQDKRFVCEEADKALSAMVGSMTPLPLLNKLRVYVSHANFRIRAKAAISISNCVSKMGLEGMKEFGLVELVQMSADLLKDRLPEAREAARSVVISIYEAFTQSEEQKQEAWQSFCQSNLSPIHAQSMFKIIPSL